The sequence TTCTGTCTTGGGACGATCGCTCCAGGGTTTAAAGTGGGCAAAGAAAATACCTTGATTTGCTGCATTCCCATTAAACCCAGCCCCGCTAATTTCGGCAGTTGATTCCACCTCCTCAATCCTTGCCAGTGATGCATGCACCTGATCGAGGATATCGCGCGTGTATTGCACAGAAGCATTATTGGGGCCCTGCACGAATCCTAGCGTAGAGCCTTGATCTTCAGCCGGAACGAATCCCGATGGAACGGCTTTAAATACAAGGAAGGTGGCAGCAAGCCCAACCACAAACAGCGCAATCACGAAATAGCGTAGCCCAATTAGCCGACCAACCGTTGCTCTGTAATGATTGAGCACCCAGGCAAAACCCCGATTAAATCTGCTAAAGAGCCAGCCGAGTGAACCGCGTTCTGCCTGAGGAGGACGCAACAAAATTGCAGCAATGCTTGGGCTGAAACTAAGCGCGTTAAAAGTCGAAACGGCGATGGAAAAGGCAATAATCAGGGCGAACTGACGATAAAGTAGTCCGGTTGCGCCAGGAAAAAATGCAACGGGTACAAATACTGCCATGAGCACCAGCGATGTTGCAACTACGGCTCCGGTCAGTTCGTTCATTGCAGCATAACTTGCTTGGCGGGCAGTCATCCCTTCATGTTGCATCTTAGCCGCGATCGCTTCCACCACCAGAATCGCATCGTCCACGACCAGACCCGTTGCCAGCACCAGCCCAAACATCGTCAAGCTATTAATCGAGAAGCCAAACAGCTTGGCAAAAATCATTGCACCAATCAATGAGACGGGAATCGCAATGGTGGGGATGATTGTGGCACGCCAGTCTTGCAGGAAGATGAAGATTACTAAGACCACCAGCACAACCGCCTCAGCCAGAGTAATAATGACTTCTTTGTTGGATTCTTCAATAAAGCTGACCGTGTCATATACCAATTTGGTGGTGACTCCTGGCGGAAAATTTTGCTTCAAATCCTCCATCTTCTCAGCCACCTGCTTTGCCACATCCAGCGCATTACTGCCCGGAAGTTGGTAAACCCCCAGTGCAACTCCTGGCTTACCGTTGATTTTGCCAGTAACGCTGTAAGTCTGTGCGCCCAATTCTGCCCGACCCACATCTCTTAACTTCGTCTGTGTCCCATCATTACCCACCTTAATTACAATGTTTTCTGCATCATCGACAGTCTTAAATTGTCCCTCAAGCTTCAGTGGAATTTGGTAGCGTTGCCCTGGAGGAGCAGGTTCTGAGCCGATCGCGCCGCCGCCCACCACGATATTTTGCGACTGAACTGCACTCACCACATCGTTAATCGTGACACCGCGACTCGCTAATGCATCCGGGTTTAACCAGAACCGCATCGCGTATTGCAATTGCCCGAATACGTTAATTTGTCCCACACCCGGAATGCGAGCAATTTCATCAGTAATCGACAAATCGACAAAGTTGCTAATGAACGTTGCATCGTATTCATCGTTAGGAGAGTAAAACCCATATACAACTAATAGACTGGGAGAAGCAGTTTTGACAGTGATTCCCTGCTGCTGAACCGATTCGGGTAATAGCGGCACTGCTTGTTGCAGGTTATTCTGCACGTTCACCTGATCCTCATTAGGGTTCGTATTCACCCCAAAAAATGCAGAAATACTGCTGGTACCCGCCACACTCGACGAGCTGAAATACTGCATATCGCGGGTGCCGTTCAGCTTTCGTTCAATGGGAGTGGTGACAGTTGTTTCGATCGTTTCTGGATCAGCCCCCACATAGCTGGCGCTCACCTGCACTTGAATCGGTG is a genomic window of Trichocoleus sp. containing:
- a CDS encoding efflux RND transporter permease subunit; amino-acid sequence: MILSIADTFIKRPVLTTVCTIVILLLGAISVPLLPIEYVPQIAPIQVQVSASYVGADPETIETTVTTPIERKLNGTRDMQYFSSSSVAGTSSISAFFGVNTNPNEDQVNVQNNLQQAVPLLPESVQQQGITVKTASPSLLVVYGFYSPNDEYDATFISNFVDLSITDEIARIPGVGQINVFGQLQYAMRFWLNPDALASRGVTINDVVSAVQSQNIVVGGGAIGSEPAPPGQRYQIPLKLEGQFKTVDDAENIVIKVGNDGTQTKLRDVGRAELGAQTYSVTGKINGKPGVALGVYQLPGSNALDVAKQVAEKMEDLKQNFPPGVTTKLVYDTVSFIEESNKEVIITLAEAVVLVVLVIFIFLQDWRATIIPTIAIPVSLIGAMIFAKLFGFSINSLTMFGLVLATGLVVDDAILVVEAIAAKMQHEGMTARQASYAAMNELTGAVVATSLVLMAVFVPVAFFPGATGLLYRQFALIIAFSIAVSTFNALSFSPSIAAILLRPPQAERGSLGWLFSRFNRGFAWVLNHYRATVGRLIGLRYFVIALFVVGLAATFLVFKAVPSGFVPAEDQGSTLGFVQGPNNASVQYTRDILDQVHASLARIEEVESTAEISGAGFNGNAANQGIFFAHFKPWSDRPKTEQAVSAILKKLNRELSTKITGATAIGSSPPPIPGFSPLGGFNMQLEDTTNGRLSFQEFAENAQDILQKANDSGIFSPPGAFTQFSANTPQYEIDINRDQLNALNVNFRDALTTLSTSIGSSYVTQFVLGPRYYQVYVQLDGKYRDSPEALKQIYVRSTNNTMISLDQLITIKPYTGPAIISHFNGYRSILLQGAQSDQYSSGQAIETIRKAYEEAALPGIKFDWADLTRQEVAAGSLGSLIFLFGIVMVFLVLSAQYESYIDPIIILLTVPLAILGALSAIALRRFVEPTLSNDVYCNIALVMLIGLASKNAILIVEFANQARERGSTIVKAAITAAEERFRPILMTAFAALVGFFPLVTASGAGANARHSLGTAIFGGLLVATFLSLLVVPVLYVVIKSLEAHFLSHKTDPPAPPSPLVPEASPNVSQSAIAEVSHNFQNGVSG